A stretch of Candidatus Poribacteria bacterium DNA encodes these proteins:
- a CDS encoding YbaB/EbfC family nucleoid-associated protein, which translates to MKMNDLMKQAQQMQKRMLEIREELANRTVEATVGGGMVTAVVNGQQEIVSLRITPEVVDPEDTEMLEDLIVAAVNEALQQSQEMMSAEMSKLTGGIKIPGLP; encoded by the coding sequence ATGAAGATGAACGACTTGATGAAACAAGCACAGCAGATGCAAAAGCGAATGCTTGAAATTCGAGAGGAACTCGCAAATCGCACCGTTGAAGCAACCGTCGGTGGTGGCATGGTAACCGCTGTTGTTAATGGACAGCAGGAAATCGTATCACTCCGGATCACACCGGAGGTTGTTGACCCGGAAGATACAGAAATGCTTGAAGACCTTATCGTGGCTGCAGTCAATGAAGCTTTGCAACAATCGCAAGAAATGATGTCGGCAGAAATGAGCAAATTGACCGGTGGCATTAAAATCCCAGGACTCCCGTAG
- the recR gene encoding recombination mediator RecR, translating to MQEYPKPLAKLITELQKLPTIGQKTAQRLAFFMLKLPDPETAQIAEAIAQVKQHLSYCDICGTITDTNPCYICTNPRRDRQVICVVEESDDLWAIERTNGYKGLYHVLGGVLSPLDGTGPDELGINTLFQRIRDATVDGEPVREVILATNWTTEGQATALYLTQHLETFEVAVTRIAYGIPVGGDLEYIDEVTLAKALEGRRKA from the coding sequence ATGCAAGAATACCCGAAACCGCTGGCGAAGCTCATTACAGAGCTCCAAAAGCTGCCAACGATCGGTCAGAAGACAGCGCAACGCTTGGCATTTTTTATGCTAAAGTTACCTGATCCTGAGACTGCCCAAATTGCTGAAGCCATCGCACAGGTAAAACAACACCTATCCTACTGCGATATATGTGGCACTATTACAGACACAAATCCGTGCTATATCTGTACAAATCCGCGCCGTGATCGGCAGGTAATTTGCGTCGTAGAAGAATCTGATGATCTTTGGGCAATTGAAAGAACCAACGGTTATAAGGGACTCTATCACGTACTGGGTGGAGTTCTTTCACCATTGGATGGGACGGGTCCCGACGAACTCGGAATCAATACCCTTTTTCAACGAATTCGGGACGCCACTGTAGACGGAGAACCCGTCCGCGAAGTGATCCTTGCTACCAATTGGACAACGGAAGGACAAGCAACAGCACTCTACCTTACACAACATTTGGAAACTTTTGAAGTCGCTGTCACTCGAATTGCTTACGGTATTCCCGTTGGAGGCGATTTGGAGTACATTGATGAGGTAACACTCGCAAAAGCACTTGAAGGCAGACGGAAAGCTTAG
- a CDS encoding M28 family peptidase: protein MEKQWLVALLVSLYCGVFGVACAEPDSDNRNIGQRNSTRDRVSTAREANAAFDAQRAFDMLEKQCAFGPRPPGSVAHRETRDFLFTELQKYANSVALQPHQYQTKTETTLHLNNILAEFGPPAGGETLLLAAHWDTRPFADRDPKIENRDKPILGANDGASGVAVLLEIARVLKEHPPPRRVVIVLFDGEDYGRSVEDMFIGSRFFARNLGKWRPDYGILLDMIGDKDLALPIERYSWNANRGFAESIWHRAATLGLVPFQSRLGDAILDDHVPLIEVGIPMVNIIDFTYPYWHTVEDTVDKCSPKSLEIVATLVISIIYDGL, encoded by the coding sequence ATGGAAAAGCAGTGGCTCGTCGCACTTTTAGTTAGTCTATATTGCGGTGTATTTGGTGTCGCATGTGCGGAGCCAGATTCAGACAACCGAAATATAGGACAAAGAAACTCGACTCGCGATCGCGTCAGTACGGCGCGCGAAGCGAACGCTGCTTTTGACGCACAGCGCGCCTTTGACATGTTAGAGAAACAATGTGCTTTCGGACCGCGTCCCCCCGGTTCGGTTGCACATCGCGAAACGCGGGATTTTCTATTCACAGAACTTCAGAAATATGCAAACAGCGTGGCCCTTCAACCCCATCAGTATCAGACAAAAACGGAGACCACGCTTCATCTAAATAATATCTTGGCAGAATTTGGACCGCCAGCTGGTGGTGAGACACTTTTGCTCGCAGCACATTGGGATACCCGTCCTTTCGCTGACCGGGACCCGAAGATAGAAAATCGGGATAAACCGATCCTCGGTGCTAACGATGGTGCCTCCGGTGTTGCTGTACTCCTCGAAATCGCAAGAGTGCTCAAGGAACACCCGCCACCACGCAGAGTTGTTATCGTTCTTTTCGACGGCGAGGATTACGGTAGATCAGTTGAGGATATGTTTATCGGCTCTCGGTTTTTCGCTCGAAATTTGGGAAAATGGAGACCGGACTATGGAATTCTGTTGGACATGATCGGAGACAAGGATTTGGCACTTCCGATTGAACGCTATTCTTGGAATGCAAATCGGGGCTTCGCAGAGTCAATCTGGCATCGCGCAGCAACGCTCGGTTTAGTGCCGTTTCAATCCCGTTTAGGGGACGCGATCTTGGACGATCACGTCCCGTTAATCGAGGTGGGCATTCCAATGGTAAATATTATCGACTTTACTTACCCCTATTGGCATACAGTAGAAGATACAGTCGATAAATGCAGTCCAAAGAGCCTTGAAATTGTCGCAACACTTGTTATCAGTATCATTTACGATGGACTCTAA
- the mnmG gene encoding tRNA uridine-5-carboxymethylaminomethyl(34) synthesis enzyme MnmG: MNTYQKKYDVIVVGAGHAGCEAALAAARMGCETLIVTINLDTIAKMSCNPAIGGLAKGHLVKEIDALGGEMAKNIDKTGIQFRRLNTKKGPAVRSSRAQADKKAYQDEMKRVLEAQERLDIKQVLVEELLVENGRCIGILSQTKTAYFGETVILTTGTFLKGTIHIGDVSYSAGRAGESSAEKLSDSFLSLGFEIGRLKTGTPPRVNAQTVNFSEMEIQPGDDDPLPFSFLTERITQPQLPCYLTYTNPQTHNVIRENLHRSAMYSGRIVGIGPRYCPSIEDKVVRFAEKTEHQVFVEPEGRDTDEIYLNGVSASLPEDVQVEMVHSIKGLERAEIMRFGYAVEYDFAPATQLQPTLETKQVPRLYFAGQLNGTTGYEEAAAQGLMAGINAALKVKGENALVLDRSQAYIAVLIDDLVTLDIREPYRMFTSRAEYRLALREDNADLRLTEIGRQIGLVDDNRYHQFEKKAAAIETELGRLQETLLKPTPATLDSLATILETGELKQPTSLAELLKRPELHYEQITKIVPPSENLSPAVTEQVEIQIKYDGYIQRQQRQIHQFKKLENFRIPDAFDYTNVQGLKTEAREKLARIRPASIGQASRLPGVSPADISILTVILHQQNVKQRSALSRRSPTRGLRRS, encoded by the coding sequence ATGAATACGTATCAAAAAAAATATGATGTTATCGTAGTCGGAGCAGGGCACGCGGGTTGTGAAGCCGCACTTGCTGCCGCACGCATGGGCTGCGAAACACTCATCGTCACTATCAATCTCGACACCATAGCGAAAATGTCTTGCAATCCTGCTATTGGAGGGCTTGCTAAAGGGCATCTCGTTAAGGAGATAGACGCGCTCGGCGGTGAGATGGCAAAAAACATTGACAAGACCGGAATCCAATTCCGCCGTTTAAATACCAAAAAGGGACCCGCAGTTCGATCAAGCCGCGCACAAGCCGATAAAAAGGCATATCAAGATGAGATGAAACGGGTCCTTGAAGCACAGGAACGGCTCGACATCAAACAAGTGTTAGTTGAGGAACTACTCGTCGAAAATGGTCGATGCATTGGAATCCTGAGCCAGACAAAAACCGCTTATTTCGGAGAGACTGTGATTCTGACGACAGGCACTTTCCTGAAAGGCACAATCCATATCGGTGATGTATCATATAGCGCAGGTAGAGCGGGCGAGTCTTCCGCAGAGAAACTCTCAGACAGTTTTTTAAGTCTTGGGTTTGAGATTGGTCGGCTCAAAACTGGCACTCCGCCACGTGTCAACGCTCAAACGGTTAATTTCAGCGAAATGGAAATTCAGCCGGGTGATGACGATCCTCTTCCATTCTCATTTTTAACTGAACGGATTACACAACCTCAACTCCCGTGTTACCTGACTTACACGAATCCGCAAACACACAACGTGATCCGTGAGAACCTCCACCGATCCGCGATGTACAGCGGTCGGATTGTCGGCATCGGTCCCCGTTACTGCCCGTCAATCGAGGATAAGGTTGTCCGTTTTGCAGAGAAGACGGAACATCAAGTCTTTGTGGAACCTGAGGGACGAGATACCGACGAAATCTACCTCAACGGTGTTTCTGCGAGCCTACCTGAAGATGTACAGGTAGAGATGGTTCATAGCATCAAAGGCTTAGAGCGTGCTGAGATTATGCGCTTCGGATACGCTGTTGAATATGATTTCGCGCCGGCAACGCAACTGCAGCCAACGCTTGAGACAAAGCAGGTGCCAAGGCTCTATTTCGCCGGACAACTCAATGGAACTACGGGCTACGAGGAAGCCGCTGCACAGGGGCTTATGGCAGGGATTAACGCCGCTTTAAAGGTAAAAGGTGAAAACGCTCTTGTCCTCGACAGATCCCAAGCTTACATAGCAGTACTTATTGACGATTTGGTTACCTTGGACATCCGAGAACCCTACCGGATGTTCACATCGCGTGCCGAATACAGGTTAGCACTGCGAGAGGACAACGCAGATTTGCGGCTTACCGAAATTGGTAGGCAGATCGGTCTCGTTGATGATAACAGGTATCACCAGTTCGAAAAGAAGGCTGCCGCTATTGAAACAGAATTGGGACGTTTACAGGAGACTCTTCTCAAACCGACACCTGCGACTCTGGATAGTTTGGCGACTATTCTTGAGACGGGTGAATTGAAGCAACCTACATCTTTGGCAGAACTGTTGAAACGCCCGGAACTGCATTATGAACAGATAACTAAGATCGTGCCTCCCTCTGAAAACCTGTCTCCCGCTGTGACTGAACAGGTGGAAATCCAGATAAAGTATGACGGATATATTCAAAGACAACAAAGACAGATTCATCAATTCAAAAAATTGGAAAATTTCCGAATCCCCGATGCATTCGACTATACCAACGTTCAGGGGTTAAAGACAGAAGCGCGTGAGAAGTTGGCAAGGATCCGGCCCGCCTCCATCGGACAAGCATCACGCTTACCTGGTGTATCGCCAGCGGACATATCGATCTTGACGGTCATTCTTCATCAACAGAACGTAAAACAGCGGTCAGCATTGTCCCGCAGGTCTCCCACACGCGGCTTGCGGCGCAGTTAG
- the rsmG gene encoding 16S rRNA (guanine(527)-N(7))-methyltransferase RsmG: protein MVSDSQYEASQLVRYEHDLKETFNHYGFPLTERQVTQFNLYRTELLRWNERINLTAITDDDEIVHKHFLDSLSVLEHISLRSGDSVVDIGTGAGFPGIVLKIYMPDIRLTLIESSKKKVSFLKFIVAQLNRHQSVNAHQSGDVKILAERAEICAQQQKHIGAYDWVFTRYVAPIRDSAAYCIPLLKLTGKWVAYKSGDETIENEISNSSACLEALGGIVETVLKNPKFNRNYVVIHRGNLQ from the coding sequence ATGGTTTCCGATAGCCAATATGAGGCATCGCAATTGGTGAGGTACGAGCACGACTTAAAAGAGACGTTCAATCATTACGGATTTCCCTTAACTGAACGTCAGGTGACACAATTCAATCTATATCGCACTGAATTACTACGGTGGAATGAACGCATTAACCTGACTGCGATCACAGATGACGATGAGATTGTTCATAAACATTTCCTGGATTCGCTAAGTGTCTTGGAGCATATCTCATTGAGAAGTGGTGATTCTGTGGTTGATATTGGGACGGGTGCCGGATTTCCGGGAATCGTATTAAAAATCTACATGCCTGATATCCGGTTAACACTGATTGAATCATCGAAAAAGAAGGTGAGTTTCCTAAAATTTATAGTCGCCCAATTGAATCGGCATCAGTCGGTAAACGCGCATCAGAGCGGAGACGTTAAAATACTTGCAGAACGTGCGGAAATTTGTGCGCAACAGCAGAAACACATTGGCGCATACGATTGGGTTTTCACCCGTTACGTCGCACCGATTCGAGACTCGGCGGCGTACTGCATACCGCTCCTGAAACTGACAGGAAAGTGGGTGGCTTATAAGTCCGGCGATGAAACTATTGAGAACGAGATTAGCAATAGTTCGGCGTGTCTTGAGGCACTCGGCGGAATTGTCGAAACTGTCTTAAAAAATCCAAAATTTAATCGAAATTATGTTGTGATACACCGCGGCAATCTACAATAA
- a CDS encoding STAS domain-containing protein, whose amino-acid sequence MNFETTIGKQNISILHIDGKILGTASDTFRKEMSEQLQTGHDKLVVNLMNVPLIDSSALGAIVVTLKSCQQSGGKLVLLSPQKAVREVLEVTKLNTVIEIYDTEEGACNAF is encoded by the coding sequence ATGAATTTTGAGACAACAATTGGGAAGCAAAATATTTCCATCCTTCATATAGATGGAAAAATTCTTGGAACTGCATCTGACACGTTCCGTAAAGAAATGAGCGAACAACTTCAAACTGGACACGATAAATTGGTGGTTAATTTAATGAATGTACCCTTGATTGATAGCAGCGCGTTAGGGGCAATTGTGGTCACTTTGAAGTCCTGTCAGCAATCGGGTGGAAAGTTAGTGTTACTCAGCCCTCAAAAAGCCGTTAGAGAAGTTTTGGAGGTAACGAAACTCAACACCGTCATTGAGATTTATGATACGGAGGAAGGCGCGTGCAATGCCTTTTAA
- a CDS encoding HAMP domain-containing protein — protein MHQTHMTEPQGIIKEPQGKLKKRSQFKVGLRGQQVVLFLLVSLMPLFAIALTIKFLGENALKESVGENLVLLAQEKLARADNAISEKIEKIQAELPNIQAAVVYSNTANDKQSVFLSVWARLEDSIRLLETYAGYKTEVTITNAFGYVLRSNNQQLDYDTTKMFPHRVQDRDWWKRAYNNGIGYPFVGDVVYDEVRGVHFLPIALPIRASTTGSGTQKKNNTVGVLRTFLFLPELTSLVQSLPELAETYTILTSSSGKIIVASPQSEYRIDSYIEMSNAAEEAIIEAKKGINGNYYDYEPDGETDTFGEPRIYGWARTRGNTQSKTLSSMEPWKVQQNFSNWIVFASRPISSAYAGVGRLNRYIFYVTIGSSCIVILIAWWAAQRIATPILKVAEAARSIGQGEFDSEITVDSDDEVGVLAEEFNEMRRNLKNAVDRLTQEEKKLTAIVDNLGEGLIVVEPTGRVIYVNPVAERLLNLANTADSENFIAVDTTNSTICWTKTLESGGNTETDKRTVDMKILSSSRREVAQHPTVFTNATSAFVVEVNIDGNRQDSLTLNSSSTLSNKSRVDSQNSRVLRIIASNFSDEHNNIVGTVYVFDDITNEHAIEKMKSEFVSLVSHELRTPLTSIIGFISLILDGKTGKINRKQHESLSRAHRQSKRLAALINDLLDISRIEAGRIEMKQERVQIDRIAKRRIEELRPQADQKAILLLFEGQPNLPPMVGDADRIGQIFINLIGNAIKFTPNSGKVTVRISKSQQNGSATDGFHVQVIDTGPGILPEDREKVFDKFRQLGSVSARKPQSGTGLGLSIAAGIVEAHGGRLWVDSGDNGCGCNFQFFMPLQKGKNG, from the coding sequence ATGCATCAAACCCACATGACCGAACCGCAAGGAATAATTAAAGAACCGCAAGGTAAATTAAAAAAACGTTCCCAGTTTAAAGTGGGGCTACGTGGTCAGCAGGTGGTTTTATTTCTCTTAGTCTCTCTGATGCCGTTGTTTGCTATTGCCTTAACCATCAAATTTTTAGGCGAAAACGCTCTGAAGGAGTCTGTTGGCGAAAATCTTGTTCTTCTGGCACAAGAAAAACTGGCACGAGCGGACAATGCTATCTCTGAAAAAATCGAAAAAATTCAAGCCGAGCTTCCAAACATCCAAGCAGCAGTTGTCTATTCAAACACTGCTAACGATAAACAGAGCGTATTTCTCAGTGTATGGGCACGATTGGAGGACAGTATTCGCCTGCTTGAGACATATGCAGGCTACAAAACTGAAGTAACCATCACAAATGCATTCGGGTACGTTTTACGCTCAAACAATCAACAGTTGGATTATGACACGACGAAAATGTTCCCACATCGAGTGCAGGATAGGGACTGGTGGAAAAGAGCCTATAACAACGGCATAGGTTATCCATTTGTGGGGGATGTCGTCTATGATGAAGTGCGAGGTGTACATTTTCTGCCAATTGCACTGCCAATACGTGCCTCTACCACAGGCTCCGGTACGCAGAAAAAAAATAACACGGTCGGCGTACTAAGAACATTTCTATTTTTGCCTGAGCTTACCAGTTTGGTTCAATCGCTGCCGGAATTGGCAGAAACATATACGATTCTAACGAGTTCATCTGGTAAAATCATTGTAGCTTCACCCCAAAGCGAGTATCGAATAGATAGTTACATTGAGATGAGCAATGCCGCAGAGGAGGCAATTATTGAAGCGAAAAAAGGCATTAATGGGAATTACTATGACTATGAACCCGATGGTGAGACAGACACTTTCGGTGAACCTCGCATCTATGGTTGGGCGCGAACGCGGGGAAACACCCAATCAAAAACACTCTCAAGTATGGAGCCGTGGAAGGTCCAACAAAACTTTAGCAACTGGATAGTCTTTGCTTCGCGTCCCATCTCATCGGCTTACGCTGGCGTTGGCAGACTGAATAGGTATATTTTTTATGTTACCATCGGGTCAAGTTGTATCGTTATATTAATTGCTTGGTGGGCTGCCCAGCGTATTGCCACACCGATATTGAAGGTCGCAGAAGCAGCGCGGAGCATCGGACAAGGTGAATTTGATAGCGAAATCACGGTTGATAGTGATGATGAAGTGGGTGTGCTTGCTGAAGAATTCAATGAGATGCGTCGAAACCTGAAAAATGCCGTCGATCGATTAACACAGGAAGAGAAAAAACTCACGGCTATTGTGGACAATCTCGGTGAAGGTTTGATTGTTGTTGAACCTACGGGGCGTGTGATCTACGTCAATCCTGTAGCCGAACGTTTACTGAATTTAGCGAATACCGCTGACTCCGAAAATTTTATCGCTGTTGATACAACGAACAGTACAATCTGCTGGACAAAAACATTGGAAAGCGGAGGGAACACAGAAACCGACAAAAGAACTGTTGATATGAAAATACTGTCCTCCTCTCGGCGTGAAGTGGCACAACACCCAACAGTCTTTACGAATGCCACAAGCGCATTCGTCGTCGAAGTGAATATTGATGGCAATCGACAGGACAGCTTGACTCTCAACTCGTCTTCGACGCTATCTAACAAGTCACGAGTTGATAGTCAAAATTCTCGAGTACTTCGCATCATAGCAAGCAATTTTTCCGATGAACATAATAACATTGTTGGCACCGTTTATGTCTTTGATGACATTACCAATGAACACGCAATAGAAAAAATGAAGTCGGAGTTCGTTTCACTTGTATCACATGAATTGCGGACACCACTGACATCCATCATCGGATTTATTTCGCTAATACTTGATGGAAAAACTGGTAAAATTAATCGGAAACAGCATGAAAGTTTGAGCCGAGCACATCGCCAGTCGAAACGGCTTGCCGCTCTTATTAACGACCTACTCGACATCTCCCGAATTGAAGCAGGACGCATCGAGATGAAACAGGAGCGGGTACAGATAGACAGAATCGCCAAACGGCGAATCGAGGAGCTCCGTCCACAAGCAGACCAGAAAGCCATCTTGCTGCTTTTTGAAGGGCAGCCGAATCTGCCACCTATGGTTGGGGATGCAGACCGGATTGGGCAAATTTTTATTAACCTCATCGGAAATGCCATCAAATTTACGCCAAATAGCGGGAAGGTGACAGTAAGGATATCGAAGTCTCAGCAGAATGGGAGCGCAACCGATGGGTTCCATGTTCAAGTCATTGATACGGGTCCAGGAATTCTGCCTGAAGATAGAGAAAAGGTGTTTGACAAATTCCGACAACTCGGAAGTGTCAGCGCACGAAAACCGCAAAGTGGCACTGGTTTGGGACTTTCGATTGCCGCTGGGATAGTTGAAGCGCACGGCGGACGATTATGGGTGGATAGCGGAGATAACGGCTGCGGATGCAACTTCCAGTTTTTTATGCCGTTGCAAAAAGGGAAAAATGGCTGA
- a CDS encoding SpoIIE family protein phosphatase, producing MAETILIVDDDLDILELLKMNLEPEGYNVRTANDGESAVQSACANPPDLILLDVMMPQKSGFEVIEELKNIEDTKNVPIILVTARGQTEDKVLGLDTGADDYITKPFDLREVTARVEAVLGRTRPIKYINPLMHAMGDKFSEEGLQQLAGHLQAAAAIQNKLLPEQAPSLEGFDIATLLQSSTSVSGDFYDFIPLSETQIGLVLGDVKGNGIPAALLMVMIRTALRLLCHEGDTPASILKRVNDLVVRDTEADLFATMVYGILDVANATFMYSNGGHCYPFHWKDTGEMEVLKTEGMLIGAFEEARFSSDVCSLSPGDILVFYTDGITEMETENIERSGQQSAVSNQQAAVGSSENLCADSRLLITDSHYGADRLADCISKNAGLSALELCDAVVNDLTLFSGSTSPHDDRALIVIKRNI from the coding sequence ATGGCTGAAACGATTTTAATTGTCGATGACGATCTTGACATCCTTGAATTGCTAAAAATGAATCTTGAACCGGAAGGTTACAACGTCCGAACAGCAAACGATGGTGAAAGTGCGGTGCAGAGCGCATGTGCGAACCCTCCGGATCTCATTCTTCTGGATGTCATGATGCCACAGAAAAGCGGCTTTGAGGTCATTGAAGAACTAAAAAACATCGAAGATACAAAAAACGTCCCGATCATTTTAGTAACTGCCCGTGGACAGACAGAAGATAAAGTTCTCGGTTTGGATACTGGCGCAGACGATTATATTACGAAACCGTTTGACCTTCGTGAGGTAACCGCACGCGTTGAAGCCGTCTTAGGCAGAACCCGTCCCATCAAATACATTAATCCGTTAATGCACGCGATGGGCGACAAGTTCAGCGAAGAAGGATTGCAACAACTCGCTGGACATCTTCAAGCTGCTGCCGCTATTCAAAATAAATTGTTACCGGAACAGGCACCAAGTCTTGAAGGATTTGATATCGCGACACTGCTCCAAAGTTCAACGTCCGTTTCCGGTGATTTCTATGACTTCATCCCGTTGAGTGAAACACAGATCGGACTCGTTCTCGGTGATGTAAAAGGCAACGGTATACCAGCAGCACTGTTGATGGTGATGATTCGGACAGCACTCCGCTTACTCTGTCATGAGGGAGATACCCCCGCATCAATCCTCAAACGGGTTAATGACTTAGTCGTCCGTGACACTGAAGCAGATTTGTTCGCAACGATGGTCTATGGTATATTGGATGTAGCAAATGCAACCTTCATGTATTCAAATGGAGGGCACTGTTATCCATTCCACTGGAAGGATACCGGCGAGATGGAGGTCCTAAAGACAGAGGGCATGTTGATAGGCGCATTTGAGGAGGCGAGGTTTTCAAGCGACGTCTGTTCTCTATCTCCGGGTGATATCCTCGTTTTCTATACGGATGGTATTACCGAAATGGAAACGGAAAACATTGAAAGGAGCGGTCAGCAGTCAGCGGTCAGCAATCAGCAAGCGGCAGTAGGTTCATCAGAAAACCTCTGTGCTGATAGCCGATTGCTGATTACTGATAGCCACTATGGTGCTGATAGACTTGCCGACTGTATTTCCAAAAATGCCGGATTGTCAGCATTAGAATTATGTGATGCGGTTGTTAACGATCTAACACTGTTTAGTGGAAGCACGAGTCCGCATGACGACAGGGCATTAATTGTTATCAAGCGAAATATTTAA
- a CDS encoding ATP-binding protein yields the protein MGERTEQVITLSLPSSMQHINLLDVVVTEILKETDFTEDIQEQVNHVVIEAGINATKHSNKEDPEKQTTFQLILAENQFNITTEDEGEESEPKETGTGQVVRLSLPSSMKHVYLLDVVVTEILKETDFMEDIQEQINLAVIEAGTNAIKHGNKENPFKKATIEFTLAEDRLEIVIEDEGDGFTRKEVADPLDPENLLKSSGRGLFLMEACMDSVTYENNGTIIKMVKYH from the coding sequence GTGGGCGAGAGAACTGAACAGGTTATTACGCTTTCTCTCCCAAGTTCAATGCAACATATCAATCTACTCGATGTCGTTGTCACTGAGATTCTGAAAGAAACAGATTTCACGGAGGACATCCAAGAGCAGGTTAACCATGTTGTCATTGAAGCGGGTATAAACGCGACCAAACACAGCAACAAAGAGGATCCGGAAAAACAAACGACTTTTCAGCTGATTCTTGCTGAGAACCAATTCAACATTACCACTGAGGACGAAGGTGAGGAATCTGAACCCAAGGAGACTGGAACTGGACAGGTTGTTAGACTTTCTCTCCCAAGTTCGATGAAACATGTTTATCTACTCGATGTCGTTGTCACTGAGATTCTGAAAGAAACAGATTTCATGGAGGACATCCAAGAGCAGATTAACCTTGCCGTCATTGAGGCGGGAACAAACGCTATCAAACACGGCAATAAAGAAAATCCATTTAAAAAAGCGACCATCGAATTCACGCTTGCCGAGGATAGACTTGAAATCGTCATCGAAGACGAAGGCGATGGATTCACACGTAAGGAGGTCGCAGATCCGCTTGACCCAGAAAACTTGCTCAAAAGCAGTGGTAGAGGCTTATTTTTGATGGAAGCTTGCATGGATTCTGTAACCTACGAAAATAACGGGACCATCATCAAAATGGTCAAATATCATTGA
- a CDS encoding STAS domain-containing protein, whose protein sequence is MQVNLRHKGSITILDIEGRVIGADALALKDIINQQIQIADSEGEPGEKVNLILNLERVQMMDSSGLGVLVASHTAILRNEGNIVLLNLGGNVRSLIVMAKLMTIFDCYDTEAEAIAGIIRT, encoded by the coding sequence ATGCAAGTCAACCTTCGACACAAAGGTAGCATTACAATTTTAGATATTGAGGGAAGAGTTATTGGAGCAGATGCCTTAGCTCTCAAAGACATCATTAATCAGCAGATTCAGATAGCTGATAGCGAAGGCGAGCCTGGGGAAAAAGTCAATCTAATTTTGAACCTGGAACGGGTCCAGATGATGGATAGTTCCGGCTTAGGAGTACTTGTCGCCTCTCATACCGCCATCCTACGCAACGAAGGGAACATAGTCCTCTTGAATCTCGGCGGCAACGTCAGAAGTCTTATTGTCATGGCAAAATTGATGACAATTTTTGACTGCTATGACACGGAAGCAGAAGCGATAGCCGGAATCATACGGACTTAA